The DNA window TTCCCGTGGCAGGCGAAGCGGATCGCATCTTCAATGGAGTCGAGTGTCTGGAAGTAGTCGAGGTACGCAGCGAGCCGGGAGCCGTGCTTGCGGTTGTAGATGCGGACGAGTTGGGAGAGGGGTTTGTTTTCCATCGTTCCGCATCACCCAATCTCTCGGCACTTCGGATAATTTTGACAGCCCCAAAACTGCTTTCCAGCATTTTGCCCCTTGGAAGCAGTCCGCTGCACCATCGGCACGTCACATTTCGGGCAGACGGGGGAACCTGATTGAGGCGGTGGTGGGGGCACGGGAGCGGCAACCGGCTGAGCGTCCAGGTGCCGAGCAAGTTCCGCAGCGATGGCATTCGCATCGTAGGAAGCCCGTGCGGGGAATCTCACGAGCGGAAGACCGGCGACGGCGAACACCGCATCGACAAACTGGTCCCTTTCCTGCCGATCACGACGGGCATGGCTGGAGTCGTCAAGCTCGATCCCGCAGCGAGGTTTCATCGTCGTCGGATCGCACAGGAGGAAATCGACGTGCTTCCGGTCAATCTTGTTGCGGTACGACTGGCTCTCGGCACTCCGAGCGGCGAAGAAAATGTCGGCCAGATTCACTTTGGTCGTAATGGTCGCCTGATCTTTCACGGCTAGTTTCAATATCCGGTAAAACGAAAGCTCTGCTGGCGAAAGGAAATCATCCCGTAGCCGGTAGGGAAGCCGCTTGTCGGTTTGGGTCTGAGTACCGCCGAGGCGGATTCCGAAAAAGCGGAGAATGGCTGCGAGACAGCCTTGTGGTCCAGATTCGTTCATGTTTGGCCCCTAGAGGTTTTTGGGGCGATTGTACCAGAGGGGGCGGTGGCGAAGCATAGAAGTACGGTGCGGCTGGGGATGAGGCGGCCAAGGCGGTAGAATGGTCGGAAAACTAGATTCATTAAAACCCAAACACGCAGAAGGCAAAGAAGGGGCGATTCGGCTGCTTCTCAACCTCGAACAAGCAATTCGGCCAAACAAGGAGCCAACGTCAATGAGCGAAGATACTCAGGTCACCATTGACCGAATCGAAATGGGGACCGGCTGGGTCTGTTTCCATGCGGGAAAGAAGCCGCCCAAGCCCGAGGAAATCCCGGCCTATCTGAACCGCACGTTCAACACTTGGCTAAAGAACAATGCTAAGTTCAAAGTTCGGGCGGTCATGCCGATTGTTTAGGGCGGCAACACCGTTGCAATTCATGTGTGGTTTGATTGAGTCGTCTTTTCCATGAACTACCACCACACCCAGCGAGCGTCCTTGTGCCTGATCCTGTACGCTCTGGCCGTCACGTTCCTCGTGGTCGCCTGGGTTCTGAGGAACGACCCGGTTCCGATCTGGGTTTTCATGGCACCTGCTCTACTGACCCTGTTCCTGGCCCCTTCGATCCATCACCTAACTGTGGCGGACCAGGGAGATCACCTGTTGG is part of the Lignipirellula cremea genome and encodes:
- a CDS encoding DUF2726 domain-containing protein — its product is MNESGPQGCLAAILRFFGIRLGGTQTQTDKRLPYRLRDDFLSPAELSFYRILKLAVKDQATITTKVNLADIFFAARSAESQSYRNKIDRKHVDFLLCDPTTMKPRCGIELDDSSHARRDRQERDQFVDAVFAVAGLPLVRFPARASYDANAIAAELARHLDAQPVAAPVPPPPPQSGSPVCPKCDVPMVQRTASKGQNAGKQFWGCQNYPKCREIG